One window of Elaeis guineensis isolate ETL-2024a chromosome 11, EG11, whole genome shotgun sequence genomic DNA carries:
- the LOC105054460 gene encoding uncharacterized protein — MSSHAHPGSTLGASRKRKDRAGSDGPRTQIPPKVEPNPSAAARPAPASNRLLAGYLAHEFLTKGTLFGRRWEPGRSESGKSPEPPVRSEPDSAKPPRAYVEVSQLLKTEGVHIPGVVNPTQLARWLQM, encoded by the coding sequence ATGTCGAGCCACGCGCATCCCGGATCGACACTTGGGGCGTCCAGGAAGCGGAAGGACCGGGCCGGGTCCGACGGCCCTCGGACCCAGATACCACCAAAGGTGGAGCCCAACCCTTCGGCGGCGGCTCGCCCGGCTCCGGCTAGCAACCGGCTTCTAGCCGGTTACCTGGCCCACGAGTTCCTCACCAAGGGGACCCTCTTCGGCCGGCGCTGGGAGCCGGGCCGGTCCGAATCGGGGAAGAGTCCGGAACCGCCGGTCCGGTCCGAGCCTGATTCGGCCAAGCCGCCGAGGGCGTACGTGGAGGTGTCGCAACTGCTGAAGACGGAGGGGGTCCATATCCCGGGAGTCGTCAACCCGACGCAGTTGGCTCGGTGGCTCCAGATGTGA